One window of the Pieris rapae chromosome 13, ilPieRapa1.1, whole genome shotgun sequence genome contains the following:
- the LOC111003761 gene encoding uncharacterized protein LOC111003761 isoform X2 translates to MTDLQATFEFSVELYKFYNVDLFQRGFYQVRIGLRVSPKVPVHIEASVSSGNGAARTGRPAAAACLIGGLAASRTFQIMYRNEEITLRDIVHFRAHLLVDSRNLKESLERAEWSLGVELWCSEGVQSSTLAPVSCRVLKLHFQPSNGLHYHLPVLFDYFHLSAISITIHASLVALHQPYINTPRSSKQWGKLMKSAGASFNASGSFENILFGSGGKCAGGNSSKIAHARQVHAEVCGILLGSLEGLQSALAVCGSTGVTLTPDESSNSIVGEVAQRMTDIGDLCKKSDAGQEEEWAMGAAHDIARLCAEVTLRWRAFLHHTSDRPHVHHALAARHHALRIKRFAECFFVLDNPRHSLAGCYDSNYQSYQSVGDMARRSRYLALLPPLPVHCIALDGDPHIMPIIFEDRYQDTAEFARRRSFLNSSASKSGSDPFLCSESVGEDCACSVSSMMDSRRPSSEASRVTLTLPKNMDVLEPQYTTGKASSNVVQATLTLAPQKSARGSPKRTVVKQSVVELTKPHNKNLEITGRNRYIVQNNKITEIQLPPNNAFSSCSIQQGQQLSRYSASTLLDINGAKNANTRAGKDKSDRNEVFSQKHEITSGVSTLPARHSKSLDQLRISQNMIPLNVQTLTKNVRNNSNASVNYPKTYATPQQPKPTTLPRSVTTTSYPTSTTTRCASKGDDYRRNINEFREKYKNPCTLNNHGGNNDVFHSVGYNYNGTIKSNSNQIYGYAFGNQGTMQVNNSIRNPLEFQRGYSVNLPRPMLPPRNSYPPVSGKTQVTDKSNLVSSKQHVHRSNSTHVFHQNVDSQHIDIEAARNQLRHELNYYLQKGDWSYDFTTGSLIHNYQKKSSKSSDDSGFVMTLDRSSDGTSKSTYSKTPPSTPHSTMASVRQKRSRSKESKPNQAGKETAKINSSRDSLSSHHSIRSRDSKSDRHTSKSDRSTPKSDRATPKSGKATPKSGGITPRSGLATPKSGRATPKSGLATPRSGRSSGKPDKRSKHKPSEKMSQLMSEAASSSSDESIPFELRRLESSASVPYSLDHGNELRHCRSAASVLDEPNLNNTFGSESLPNLAPPPAAFDSPPLDITDKDFKILPPENFLNKEDKLSSSSTSSLSEQSGWVSSGRSSGPSSPDNGSSVNQNVPPPINPVNPKESNKVYETPTEARKRDSEKLRDFKRSVLNGEQLRERLMKLAVKVEDNVPEDKIECCDKEVCEECTICSDSICTDSQCEYNKVMQSNGIDTGCTSDTCPAACKQCSEVSSKVNQRHNSFSAIQGKSYASTSKSSEGAVKKSQTIADNLHPYNRKELPPKPEPQAKTSNTLDKTKLRDRIQYTEKLIAAEIRSLTVGRPCKNHKGGPIAAVQKYQGKAKSELNLSHFEGDNDYEHLPPPQQFRDAPPPPDQFKDPPSKSPMLSRQSSKSSTPSKSKKMEQPPSLQLDNPLYHVCEGIIERRKLRPQKSSSVSASSATSTLNKSQSTGELASRNENNKERESNLVSIFGLAESERLFVKCRDEFRQSVKYPGAIYSDFPPVENSLPYFHISDEYRMFNPEGLHIIVCVHGLDGNAADLRLVKTYLELGLPGARLDFLMSERNQGDTFSDFDTMTDRLVQEILTHVQHAGEPARMSFVGHSLGTIIIRSALARPQMKPFLGRLHTFLSLSGPHLGTLYNSSGLVNAGMWFMQKWKKSGSLLQLSLRDASDPRRSFLYRLSERSQLHQFKHILLCGSGQDRYVPLHSARLELCKAAAKDTSLLGQAYREMVHNMVSPLAARASSVAVVRYDVQHALPHTASALVGRAAHIAALDSDLFIEKFLLVSALKYFR, encoded by the exons GTTCTACCAAGTACGCATCGGTTTACGAGTCTCGCCGAAAGTACCGGTGCATATTGAGGCTTCTGTATCGAGTGGCAATGGAGCGGCGAGGACGGGGAGGCCGGCTGCCGCCGCCTGTCTCATTGGAGGCCTGGCTGCCTCTAGAACCTTCCAGATTATGTACAGAAATGAGGAGATCACTTTGCGGGACATTGTACACTTCAGAGCGCATTTGCTAG TTGACAGTCGCAATCTAAAGGAGTCTCTAGAGAGAGCAGAATGGAGCCTTGGAGTGGAATTGTGGTGCAGCGAAGGTGTCCAGTCCAGTACTTTAGCACCTGTCTCCTGCCGCGTGCTGAAACTCCACTTCCAACCTTCGAACGGCTTGCATTATCATTTACCTGTGCTATTCGACTATTTCCACCTGTCAGCTATCTCTATCACCATTCATGCAAGCCTGGTCGCGTTGCACCAACCTTATATAAA taCGCCTCGATCCAGCAAACAATGGGGTAAACTGATGAAAAGCGCAGGAGCGAGCTTCAACGCTTCTGGAAGCTTCGAGAATATTCTTTTCGGTTCTGGTGGCAAATGTGCTGGTGGGAATTCGAGCAAAATTGCACATGCCAG ACAAGTACATGCTGAAGTTTGTGGCATTCTTCTTGGATCATTAGAAGGCTTGCAGAGTGCGTTAGCTGTATGTGGTTCCACTGGAGTAACGTTAACTCCAGATGAATCATCTAACTCCATTGTCGGTGAAGTCGCTCAAAGAATGACAGATATCGGCGATCTTtgtaag AAATCAGACGCTGGTCAAGAAGAGGAGTGGGCGATGGGGGCAGCACATGATATAGCGAGGTTATGTGCTGAGGTGACTCTTAGATGGCGTGCATTCTTACACCACACCTCCGATAGACCACACGTGCATCATGCGCTAGCTGCTAGACATCACGCTCTTcg tatAAAGCGATTCGCTGAGTGCTTCTTTGTACTAGACAATCCGCGGCACTCACTGGCAGGTTGCTACGATAGTAATTATCAGTCATATCAAAGTGTAGGTGATATGGCGCGAAGATCCCGATATCTAGCCCTGCTTCCACCTTTGCCTGTACATTGCATAGCATTAGATGGTGACCCACATATAATGCCCATAATTTTTGAAGACag ATATCAAGACACAGCAGAATTTGCTAGACGACGTTCTTTCTTAAACTCTAGTGCAAGTAAATCCGGCAGtg ATCCGTTTTTATGTTCCGAATCGGTGGGGGAGGATTGTGCTTGCAGCGTTAGCTCTATGATGGATTCAAGGAGGCCTTCGTCAGAAGCGTCAAGAGTAACGTTAACACTACCGAAAAATATGGATGTGTTAGAGCCACAATATACTACTGGGAAAGCATCTTCAAACGTTGTACAAGCAACACTAACTTTGGCTCCTCAAAAATCTGCACGTGGATCACCAAAAAGAACTGTAGTAAAACAAAGCGTTGTAGAACTTACAAAACCCCACAATAAAAATCTGGAAATTACAGGGCGAAACCGATATAtagttcaaaataataaaataactgaaaTTCAATTGCCACCAAATAATGCATTTTCTTCTTGCTCCATCCAACAAGGGCAGCAATTATCAAGATATTCCGCCTCAACACTATTAGACATCAATGGTGCAAAAAACGCAAATACACGTGCTGGCAAAGATAAATCTGATCGCAATGAAGTATTCAGTCAAAAACATGAAATAACAAGTGGAGTTAGCACTTTGCCTGCGAGACACAGTAAGTCGTTGGATCAACTACGAATATCACAAAATATGATTCCACTAAATGTTCAGACATTGACTAAGAACGTTAGAAATAACTCAAATGCATCAGTAAATTATCCTAAAACCTACGCAACTCCGCAGCAACCAAAACCAACCACACTTCCTAGAAGTGTAACAACTACTTCATATCCTACTAGTACAACTACAAGATGTGCTTCTAAAGGGGACGACTATAgaagaaatattaatgaattccgagaaaaatacaaaaacccTTGTACGCTCAACAACCATGGTGGCAACAATGATGTATTTCATAGCGTaggatataattataatggaaCTATCAAGTCGAATTCAAACCAAATTTACGGTTATGCTTTCGGTAATCAGGGTACAATGCAAGTTAATAATAGTATTCGTAATCCGCTAGAATTCCAAAGAGGCTATTCTGTAAATTTACCCCGTCCTATGTTGCCTCCGCGTAATTCTTATCCACCGGTGAGTGGGAAAACTCAAGTGACTGATAAAAGTAACTTAGTGTCAAGTAAGCAGCATGTTCATAGATCTAATTCTACGCATGTGTTTCATCAAAATGTAGACTCTCAACATATAGACATTGAAGCAGCACGAAATCAACTTAGACACGAGCTCAATtactatttacaaaaaggtGATTGGAGCTATGATTTTACAACAGGAAGTCTTATTCACAACTATCAGAAAAAATCTAGTAAAAGCAGTGATGATAGTGGGTTTGTTATGACTTTAGATAGAAGTAGTGATGGTACATCCAAATCAACATATTCTAAGACCCCACCATCAACTCCACATTCAACTATGGCCTCGGTCAGACAAAAAAGAAGTCGCTCAAAAGAATCGAAACCAAATCAGGCAGGCAAAGAAACAGCAAAAATAAACTCCAGTCGTGATTCATTAAGCAGTCACCATTCAATAAGATCAAGAGATAGTAAATCAGATCGCCATACATCTAAATCAGATCGAAGCACTCCGAAGTCCGATAGAGCTACTCCAAAATCAGGTAAAGCAACACCTAAGTCTGGTGGAATCACTCCACGATCTGGTTTAGCTACACCCAAATCAGGCAGGGCTACTCCGAAGTCTGGTTTAGCAACACCAAGGAGTGGAAGGTCAAGTGGAAAACCTGATAAACGCTCCAAACATAAACCCTCAGAGAAAATGAGTCAACTTATGTCGGAAGCTGCATCTTCGTCGAGTGATGAGAGTATACCATTTGAATTAAGACGGTTGGAATCCTCAGCTAGCGTTCCCTACAGTCTAGATCATGGCAATGAATTAAGACATTGTAGAAGTGCAGCATCCGTCTTAGATGAGccaaatttgaataataccTTTGGGTCTGAATCACTCCCCAACTTAGCACCACCACCTGCTGCATTTGACTCTCCGCCCTTAGATATCACAGATAAAGATTTTAAGATATTGCCTCCAgagaattttcttaataaagagGATAAACTGAGCTCGAGTTCTACTTCAAGCTTAAGTGAACAAAGCGGATGGGTCTCAAGCGGAAGAAGTTCGGGTCCATCATCTCCGGATAATGGTAGTAGTGTAAACCAGAACGTTCCACCGCCCATTAACCCAGTTAATCCAAAAGAAAGTAATAAAGTTTATGAAACTCCTACTGAGGCAAGAAAACGAGATAGTGAGAAATTAAGGGACTTCAAAAGAAGTGTCCTCAATGGCGAACAACTAAGAGAAAGATTAATGAAATTAGCCGTAAAAGTTGAAGATAATGTGCCGGAGGATAAAATTGAGTGCTGTGATAAAGAAGTCTGTGAAGAGTGTACAATTTGTAGTGATTCTATATGCACCGATAGTCAGTGTGAATATAATAAGGTAATGCAAAGTAATGGAATTGATACAGGCTGTACATCTGATACCTGTCCTGCCGCTTGTAAGCAGTGTTCAGAAGTTAGCAGTAAAGTTAATCAACGACATAACTCATTCAGTGCGATTCAAGGCAAATCGTATGCATCGACTTCAAAATCAAGTGAAGGGGCTGTGAAAAAATCTCAAACAATTGCAGATAATTTACACCCTTACAACAGAAAGGAGCTTCCTCCAAAGCCTGAACCACAAGCAAAAACATCAAATACATTAGATAAAACAAAGTTGAGAGACAGGATTCAATATACAGAGAAACTAATTGCAGCTGAAATCCGAAGTTTGACCGTTGGCCGACCCTGTAAGAATCATAAAGGTGGTCCAATTGCAGCAGTCCAAAAGTATCAGGGTAAAGCAAAATCAGAACTAAATTTAAGCCATTTTGAAGGAGACAATGATTATGAGCATTTGCCACCTCCTCAGCAGTTTAGAGATGCCCCGCCACCTCCGGACCAATTTAag GACCCTCCGTCGAAATCGCCTATGCTCAGCCGACAAAGCAGTAAGTCGTCAACACCATCCAAATCCAAAAAAATGGAACAGCCACCAAGTCTCCAATTAGATAATCCACTATATCATGTTTGTGAAG GCATAATAGAGAGGAGAAAGTTACGGCCTCAAAAATCGTCAAGCGTGTCGGCCTCTTCAGCCACAAGCACTCTTAATAAAAGTCAAAGCACGGGAGAGCTTGCTTctagaaatgaaaataataaag agcGAGAAAGCAATTTAGTGAGTATATTCGGCCTCGCGGAATCGGAAAGACTGTTTGTAAAATGTAGAGATGAATTTAGACAAAGTGTGAAATATCCTGGTGCAATATATTCCGACTTCCCACCGGTCGAAAATTCCTTGCCATACTTTCATATCAGCGATGAGTACAGAATGTTCAACCCAgaag GCCTTCACATCATTGTTTGTGTCCATGGACTGGATGGGAATGCTGCGGATCTGCGTTTAGTTAAAACCTACCTAGAGTTAGGATTGCCTGGAGCTCGATTGGACTTCCTTATGTCAGAGCGAAATCAAGGAGATACATTTTCCGATTTTGATACAATGACGGATAG GCTAGTTCAAGAAATACTTACGCACGTACAGCACGCTGGTGAACCAGCGAGAATGAGTTTCGTGGGACATTCCTTAGGCACAATTATAATTCGGTCTGCTCTGGCTAGACCACAAATGAAACCTTTCCTTGGACGTTTACATACATTCCTCTCTCTTAGTGGTCCACACTTGGGCACGTTGTATAACTCCAGTGGACTTGTAAATGCag GTATGTGGTTTATGCAAAAGTGGAAGAAGTCCGGCTCGCTTCTTCAATTGTCTCTGCGCGATGCATCGGATCCGCGGCGGTCATTTCTATATCGGCTTAGTGAAAGGAGTCAGTTACACCAGTTCAAGCATATCCTGCTCTGTGGATCTGGACAGGATCGTTATGTACCTTTACACTCGGCTAGGCTTGAGCTTTGCAAAGCGGCTGCTAAGGACACTTCGTTACTTGGACAAGCATACAGGGAAATG GTCCACAACATGGTGTCACCACTTGCAGCTCGTGCGTCTTCAGTAGCGGTGGTACGTTATGACGTTCAACACGCATTGCCCCACACGGCCAGCGCTTTGGTTGGCAGAGCTGCTCATATCGCCGCTCTCGATTCCGacttatttatagaaaagttCCTTCTAGTCTCAGCCcttaaatatttcagataa
- the LOC111003761 gene encoding uncharacterized protein LOC111003761 isoform X1 has product MTDLQATFEFSVELYKFYNVDLFQRGFYQVRIGLRVSPKVPVHIEASVSSGNGAARTGRPAAAACLIGGLAASRTFQIMYRNEEITLRDIVHFRAHLLVDSRNLKESLERAEWSLGVELWCSEGVQSSTLAPVSCRVLKLHFQPSNGLHYHLPVLFDYFHLSAISITIHASLVALHQPYIKKSIMHYVQSCTPRSSKQWGKLMKSAGASFNASGSFENILFGSGGKCAGGNSSKIAHARQVHAEVCGILLGSLEGLQSALAVCGSTGVTLTPDESSNSIVGEVAQRMTDIGDLCKKSDAGQEEEWAMGAAHDIARLCAEVTLRWRAFLHHTSDRPHVHHALAARHHALRIKRFAECFFVLDNPRHSLAGCYDSNYQSYQSVGDMARRSRYLALLPPLPVHCIALDGDPHIMPIIFEDRYQDTAEFARRRSFLNSSASKSGSDPFLCSESVGEDCACSVSSMMDSRRPSSEASRVTLTLPKNMDVLEPQYTTGKASSNVVQATLTLAPQKSARGSPKRTVVKQSVVELTKPHNKNLEITGRNRYIVQNNKITEIQLPPNNAFSSCSIQQGQQLSRYSASTLLDINGAKNANTRAGKDKSDRNEVFSQKHEITSGVSTLPARHSKSLDQLRISQNMIPLNVQTLTKNVRNNSNASVNYPKTYATPQQPKPTTLPRSVTTTSYPTSTTTRCASKGDDYRRNINEFREKYKNPCTLNNHGGNNDVFHSVGYNYNGTIKSNSNQIYGYAFGNQGTMQVNNSIRNPLEFQRGYSVNLPRPMLPPRNSYPPVSGKTQVTDKSNLVSSKQHVHRSNSTHVFHQNVDSQHIDIEAARNQLRHELNYYLQKGDWSYDFTTGSLIHNYQKKSSKSSDDSGFVMTLDRSSDGTSKSTYSKTPPSTPHSTMASVRQKRSRSKESKPNQAGKETAKINSSRDSLSSHHSIRSRDSKSDRHTSKSDRSTPKSDRATPKSGKATPKSGGITPRSGLATPKSGRATPKSGLATPRSGRSSGKPDKRSKHKPSEKMSQLMSEAASSSSDESIPFELRRLESSASVPYSLDHGNELRHCRSAASVLDEPNLNNTFGSESLPNLAPPPAAFDSPPLDITDKDFKILPPENFLNKEDKLSSSSTSSLSEQSGWVSSGRSSGPSSPDNGSSVNQNVPPPINPVNPKESNKVYETPTEARKRDSEKLRDFKRSVLNGEQLRERLMKLAVKVEDNVPEDKIECCDKEVCEECTICSDSICTDSQCEYNKVMQSNGIDTGCTSDTCPAACKQCSEVSSKVNQRHNSFSAIQGKSYASTSKSSEGAVKKSQTIADNLHPYNRKELPPKPEPQAKTSNTLDKTKLRDRIQYTEKLIAAEIRSLTVGRPCKNHKGGPIAAVQKYQGKAKSELNLSHFEGDNDYEHLPPPQQFRDAPPPPDQFKDPPSKSPMLSRQSSKSSTPSKSKKMEQPPSLQLDNPLYHVCEGIIERRKLRPQKSSSVSASSATSTLNKSQSTGELASRNENNKERESNLVSIFGLAESERLFVKCRDEFRQSVKYPGAIYSDFPPVENSLPYFHISDEYRMFNPEGLHIIVCVHGLDGNAADLRLVKTYLELGLPGARLDFLMSERNQGDTFSDFDTMTDRLVQEILTHVQHAGEPARMSFVGHSLGTIIIRSALARPQMKPFLGRLHTFLSLSGPHLGTLYNSSGLVNAGMWFMQKWKKSGSLLQLSLRDASDPRRSFLYRLSERSQLHQFKHILLCGSGQDRYVPLHSARLELCKAAAKDTSLLGQAYREMVHNMVSPLAARASSVAVVRYDVQHALPHTASALVGRAAHIAALDSDLFIEKFLLVSALKYFR; this is encoded by the exons GTTCTACCAAGTACGCATCGGTTTACGAGTCTCGCCGAAAGTACCGGTGCATATTGAGGCTTCTGTATCGAGTGGCAATGGAGCGGCGAGGACGGGGAGGCCGGCTGCCGCCGCCTGTCTCATTGGAGGCCTGGCTGCCTCTAGAACCTTCCAGATTATGTACAGAAATGAGGAGATCACTTTGCGGGACATTGTACACTTCAGAGCGCATTTGCTAG TTGACAGTCGCAATCTAAAGGAGTCTCTAGAGAGAGCAGAATGGAGCCTTGGAGTGGAATTGTGGTGCAGCGAAGGTGTCCAGTCCAGTACTTTAGCACCTGTCTCCTGCCGCGTGCTGAAACTCCACTTCCAACCTTCGAACGGCTTGCATTATCATTTACCTGTGCTATTCGACTATTTCCACCTGTCAGCTATCTCTATCACCATTCATGCAAGCCTGGTCGCGTTGCACCAACCTTATATAAA GAAAAGTATCATGCATTATGTTCAAAGTTG taCGCCTCGATCCAGCAAACAATGGGGTAAACTGATGAAAAGCGCAGGAGCGAGCTTCAACGCTTCTGGAAGCTTCGAGAATATTCTTTTCGGTTCTGGTGGCAAATGTGCTGGTGGGAATTCGAGCAAAATTGCACATGCCAG ACAAGTACATGCTGAAGTTTGTGGCATTCTTCTTGGATCATTAGAAGGCTTGCAGAGTGCGTTAGCTGTATGTGGTTCCACTGGAGTAACGTTAACTCCAGATGAATCATCTAACTCCATTGTCGGTGAAGTCGCTCAAAGAATGACAGATATCGGCGATCTTtgtaag AAATCAGACGCTGGTCAAGAAGAGGAGTGGGCGATGGGGGCAGCACATGATATAGCGAGGTTATGTGCTGAGGTGACTCTTAGATGGCGTGCATTCTTACACCACACCTCCGATAGACCACACGTGCATCATGCGCTAGCTGCTAGACATCACGCTCTTcg tatAAAGCGATTCGCTGAGTGCTTCTTTGTACTAGACAATCCGCGGCACTCACTGGCAGGTTGCTACGATAGTAATTATCAGTCATATCAAAGTGTAGGTGATATGGCGCGAAGATCCCGATATCTAGCCCTGCTTCCACCTTTGCCTGTACATTGCATAGCATTAGATGGTGACCCACATATAATGCCCATAATTTTTGAAGACag ATATCAAGACACAGCAGAATTTGCTAGACGACGTTCTTTCTTAAACTCTAGTGCAAGTAAATCCGGCAGtg ATCCGTTTTTATGTTCCGAATCGGTGGGGGAGGATTGTGCTTGCAGCGTTAGCTCTATGATGGATTCAAGGAGGCCTTCGTCAGAAGCGTCAAGAGTAACGTTAACACTACCGAAAAATATGGATGTGTTAGAGCCACAATATACTACTGGGAAAGCATCTTCAAACGTTGTACAAGCAACACTAACTTTGGCTCCTCAAAAATCTGCACGTGGATCACCAAAAAGAACTGTAGTAAAACAAAGCGTTGTAGAACTTACAAAACCCCACAATAAAAATCTGGAAATTACAGGGCGAAACCGATATAtagttcaaaataataaaataactgaaaTTCAATTGCCACCAAATAATGCATTTTCTTCTTGCTCCATCCAACAAGGGCAGCAATTATCAAGATATTCCGCCTCAACACTATTAGACATCAATGGTGCAAAAAACGCAAATACACGTGCTGGCAAAGATAAATCTGATCGCAATGAAGTATTCAGTCAAAAACATGAAATAACAAGTGGAGTTAGCACTTTGCCTGCGAGACACAGTAAGTCGTTGGATCAACTACGAATATCACAAAATATGATTCCACTAAATGTTCAGACATTGACTAAGAACGTTAGAAATAACTCAAATGCATCAGTAAATTATCCTAAAACCTACGCAACTCCGCAGCAACCAAAACCAACCACACTTCCTAGAAGTGTAACAACTACTTCATATCCTACTAGTACAACTACAAGATGTGCTTCTAAAGGGGACGACTATAgaagaaatattaatgaattccgagaaaaatacaaaaacccTTGTACGCTCAACAACCATGGTGGCAACAATGATGTATTTCATAGCGTaggatataattataatggaaCTATCAAGTCGAATTCAAACCAAATTTACGGTTATGCTTTCGGTAATCAGGGTACAATGCAAGTTAATAATAGTATTCGTAATCCGCTAGAATTCCAAAGAGGCTATTCTGTAAATTTACCCCGTCCTATGTTGCCTCCGCGTAATTCTTATCCACCGGTGAGTGGGAAAACTCAAGTGACTGATAAAAGTAACTTAGTGTCAAGTAAGCAGCATGTTCATAGATCTAATTCTACGCATGTGTTTCATCAAAATGTAGACTCTCAACATATAGACATTGAAGCAGCACGAAATCAACTTAGACACGAGCTCAATtactatttacaaaaaggtGATTGGAGCTATGATTTTACAACAGGAAGTCTTATTCACAACTATCAGAAAAAATCTAGTAAAAGCAGTGATGATAGTGGGTTTGTTATGACTTTAGATAGAAGTAGTGATGGTACATCCAAATCAACATATTCTAAGACCCCACCATCAACTCCACATTCAACTATGGCCTCGGTCAGACAAAAAAGAAGTCGCTCAAAAGAATCGAAACCAAATCAGGCAGGCAAAGAAACAGCAAAAATAAACTCCAGTCGTGATTCATTAAGCAGTCACCATTCAATAAGATCAAGAGATAGTAAATCAGATCGCCATACATCTAAATCAGATCGAAGCACTCCGAAGTCCGATAGAGCTACTCCAAAATCAGGTAAAGCAACACCTAAGTCTGGTGGAATCACTCCACGATCTGGTTTAGCTACACCCAAATCAGGCAGGGCTACTCCGAAGTCTGGTTTAGCAACACCAAGGAGTGGAAGGTCAAGTGGAAAACCTGATAAACGCTCCAAACATAAACCCTCAGAGAAAATGAGTCAACTTATGTCGGAAGCTGCATCTTCGTCGAGTGATGAGAGTATACCATTTGAATTAAGACGGTTGGAATCCTCAGCTAGCGTTCCCTACAGTCTAGATCATGGCAATGAATTAAGACATTGTAGAAGTGCAGCATCCGTCTTAGATGAGccaaatttgaataataccTTTGGGTCTGAATCACTCCCCAACTTAGCACCACCACCTGCTGCATTTGACTCTCCGCCCTTAGATATCACAGATAAAGATTTTAAGATATTGCCTCCAgagaattttcttaataaagagGATAAACTGAGCTCGAGTTCTACTTCAAGCTTAAGTGAACAAAGCGGATGGGTCTCAAGCGGAAGAAGTTCGGGTCCATCATCTCCGGATAATGGTAGTAGTGTAAACCAGAACGTTCCACCGCCCATTAACCCAGTTAATCCAAAAGAAAGTAATAAAGTTTATGAAACTCCTACTGAGGCAAGAAAACGAGATAGTGAGAAATTAAGGGACTTCAAAAGAAGTGTCCTCAATGGCGAACAACTAAGAGAAAGATTAATGAAATTAGCCGTAAAAGTTGAAGATAATGTGCCGGAGGATAAAATTGAGTGCTGTGATAAAGAAGTCTGTGAAGAGTGTACAATTTGTAGTGATTCTATATGCACCGATAGTCAGTGTGAATATAATAAGGTAATGCAAAGTAATGGAATTGATACAGGCTGTACATCTGATACCTGTCCTGCCGCTTGTAAGCAGTGTTCAGAAGTTAGCAGTAAAGTTAATCAACGACATAACTCATTCAGTGCGATTCAAGGCAAATCGTATGCATCGACTTCAAAATCAAGTGAAGGGGCTGTGAAAAAATCTCAAACAATTGCAGATAATTTACACCCTTACAACAGAAAGGAGCTTCCTCCAAAGCCTGAACCACAAGCAAAAACATCAAATACATTAGATAAAACAAAGTTGAGAGACAGGATTCAATATACAGAGAAACTAATTGCAGCTGAAATCCGAAGTTTGACCGTTGGCCGACCCTGTAAGAATCATAAAGGTGGTCCAATTGCAGCAGTCCAAAAGTATCAGGGTAAAGCAAAATCAGAACTAAATTTAAGCCATTTTGAAGGAGACAATGATTATGAGCATTTGCCACCTCCTCAGCAGTTTAGAGATGCCCCGCCACCTCCGGACCAATTTAag GACCCTCCGTCGAAATCGCCTATGCTCAGCCGACAAAGCAGTAAGTCGTCAACACCATCCAAATCCAAAAAAATGGAACAGCCACCAAGTCTCCAATTAGATAATCCACTATATCATGTTTGTGAAG GCATAATAGAGAGGAGAAAGTTACGGCCTCAAAAATCGTCAAGCGTGTCGGCCTCTTCAGCCACAAGCACTCTTAATAAAAGTCAAAGCACGGGAGAGCTTGCTTctagaaatgaaaataataaag agcGAGAAAGCAATTTAGTGAGTATATTCGGCCTCGCGGAATCGGAAAGACTGTTTGTAAAATGTAGAGATGAATTTAGACAAAGTGTGAAATATCCTGGTGCAATATATTCCGACTTCCCACCGGTCGAAAATTCCTTGCCATACTTTCATATCAGCGATGAGTACAGAATGTTCAACCCAgaag GCCTTCACATCATTGTTTGTGTCCATGGACTGGATGGGAATGCTGCGGATCTGCGTTTAGTTAAAACCTACCTAGAGTTAGGATTGCCTGGAGCTCGATTGGACTTCCTTATGTCAGAGCGAAATCAAGGAGATACATTTTCCGATTTTGATACAATGACGGATAG GCTAGTTCAAGAAATACTTACGCACGTACAGCACGCTGGTGAACCAGCGAGAATGAGTTTCGTGGGACATTCCTTAGGCACAATTATAATTCGGTCTGCTCTGGCTAGACCACAAATGAAACCTTTCCTTGGACGTTTACATACATTCCTCTCTCTTAGTGGTCCACACTTGGGCACGTTGTATAACTCCAGTGGACTTGTAAATGCag GTATGTGGTTTATGCAAAAGTGGAAGAAGTCCGGCTCGCTTCTTCAATTGTCTCTGCGCGATGCATCGGATCCGCGGCGGTCATTTCTATATCGGCTTAGTGAAAGGAGTCAGTTACACCAGTTCAAGCATATCCTGCTCTGTGGATCTGGACAGGATCGTTATGTACCTTTACACTCGGCTAGGCTTGAGCTTTGCAAAGCGGCTGCTAAGGACACTTCGTTACTTGGACAAGCATACAGGGAAATG GTCCACAACATGGTGTCACCACTTGCAGCTCGTGCGTCTTCAGTAGCGGTGGTACGTTATGACGTTCAACACGCATTGCCCCACACGGCCAGCGCTTTGGTTGGCAGAGCTGCTCATATCGCCGCTCTCGATTCCGacttatttatagaaaagttCCTTCTAGTCTCAGCCcttaaatatttcagataa